The genome window GGCGCGCCGAACAGCTCGAACATTCGCTCGGCCGCGCCGCTCTTCACGATCGCGATGATCTCGTCTCCGGGCCGCAGCACCGTGTCGCCGGTCGGAATCTCGAAGTCTCGCTCGGCGCGGTTGATGGCAACGACGACGGAACCGTGTGGAAACTGCACCTCGGAGAGTGGCTTCCCCGCGAGCGGCGAATGCGGTGGAACGCTGACCTTGACGAGTCGCAGATCGCCCTTGCCGAACAGATGTAGCGTCTCGACGGCCGGCGCGTTACCTGCAGCGTTGACGTAATCTTGCAGCACGTCGAGGATGATCTCCGTCGACGAAATGACGGTGACGGGATCCTTAGGATCGAGGGACTCGAATATCTGGCGGTTGCGCGGATTGTTAACCCGGGCGATGCAGCGCGCCTTCGATCGCTTCTTCGTGATGAGCGCGACGACGAGATTGTCTTCGTCGTCGCCCGTATCGGCGACCACGACGTCCGCGCGCTCGAGGCCGGCGCCTTCGAGCACGATTGGGTCGCACCCGTCTCCGACGACGGCGACCTGCCGATCGATGAGACGCTCGAGCATCCTCGCCTTGCGCTCGTTCTTCTCGATGACGACGACCTCGTGGCCGGCACCAA of Candidatus Dormiibacterota bacterium contains these proteins:
- a CDS encoding TrkA family potassium uptake protein, which gives rise to MFILVVGGGKVGSYLTRALIGAGHEVVVIEKNERKARMLERLIDRQVAVVGDGCDPIVLEGAGLERADVVVADTGDDEDNLVVALITKKRSKARCIARVNNPRNRQIFESLDPKDPVTVISSTEIILDVLQDYVNAAGNAPAVETLHLFGKGDLRLVKVSVPPHSPLAGKPLSEVQFPHGSVVVAINRAERDFEIPTGDTVLRPGDEIIAIVKSGAAERMFELFGAP